From a region of the Oryza sativa Japonica Group chromosome 6, ASM3414082v1 genome:
- the LOC4341968 gene encoding uncharacterized protein gives MGWGNTLTRRLKVFSMALFIYFDYKAVQKRVKWVGAGKKDAIWTKTHERNARRVLNLMIELEGLWVKMGQYLSTRADVLPEPYINVLKQLQDSLPPRPLEEVRGTIEKELGKPMNDLFANFVLDPLATASIAQVHRATLVDGREVVVKIQHDGIKDIILEDLKNAKSLVEWIAWAEPQYNFNPMIDEWCKEAPKELDFNHEAENTKAVSSNLSRKTNCESGAVSSAVDVLIPEVIQSTDKVLILQYMDGIRLNDNDSLEAYGVDKQRLVEEITRAYAHQIYVDGFFNGDPHPGNFLVSKEPPHKPILLDFGLTKRISQSMRQALAKMFLSCAEGDHVALLSAFAEMGLKLRVDMPEQAMEIATVFFRQSTTANEAKENIKTLNDQRERNVKALQEKMKMNKKEVQRFNPVDAFPGDAIIFMRVLNLLRGLSASLNVRIVYLDIMRPFAESTLLGSMTRGPTANSQWIYDSPVNSEVESKLRNLLLELGSNKILGIQVCAYKDGKVIIDTAAGTLGKYDPRPVQPDSLFPVFSVTKGITAGMVHWLVDKGKLKYEETVANIWPKFGTNKKELIKVHHLLNHTSGLHNALGDVMKSDPLLVCDWEEMLHQITKCTPETEPGSEQMYHYLSFGWLCGGIIEHASGKKLQEVLEEAIVHPLHINGELYIGIPPGVESRLAALTVDMEELEKLSGFRAGPDVPQELLSNVAQMATGLPVLFNTLNIRRAILPAANGHCSARALARYYAALGAGGAIPPPHSGGGSKPPLGSHVHTPKFPTMPSKKKKKGGSKNDVGVADKDGYTQLRTSDGSDEGSTVSAVVAGNGSGSGSSMFVDGGTKMLDAFMGVGDFSGMIHPNGKFGLGFRRYGYGAGAGEKVATTTFGHSGMGGSTGFCDVEHGLAMAVTVNKMSLGGVTRRVVRLVCEELGVPVPDEFSVAGDKGPDMVLNLAPPE, from the exons ATGGGATGGGGAAACACCTTAACCAGGCGCCTCAAAGTCTTTTCCATGGCCTTGTTTATATACTTCGACTATAAG GCAGTTCAGAAGAGAGTTAAATGGGTTGGCGCTGGTAAAAAGGATGCTATATGGACAAAAACACACGAGCGAAATGCTCGTCGTGTTCTCAACCTGATGATAGAGTTAGAAGGTTTATGGGTGAAAATGGGACAATATTTATCCACAAGAGCAGATGTGCTTCCTGAACCCTACATAAATGTCCTCAAGCAGTTGCAGGACTCGCTTCCTCCTCGCCCTCTTGAAGAG GTTCGTGGAACCATAGAGAAAGAACTTGGGAAACCCATGAATGATCTGTTTGCTAATTTTGTGCTGGATCCTCTAGCAACTGCATCA ATAGCACAGGTTCATCGTGCAACTCTTGTAGATGGCAGAGAAGTAGTTGTGAAAATCCAACATGATGGTATCAAAGATATCATATTAGAG GATTTGAAGAATGCAAAATCATTAGTTGAATGGATTGCATGGGCAGAGCCTCAATATAATTTTAACCCGATGATAGATGAATGGTGCAAGGAGGCACCAAAGGAACTTGATTTCAACCATGAGGCAG AGAACACAAAGGCTGTCTCCAGTAATCTTAGTCGAAAAACCAATTGCGAGAGTGGTGCTGTCTCTAGTGCTGTTGACGTACTGATTCCAGAAGTTATTCAG TCAACTGATAAGGTTCTAATTTTGCAATATATGGATGGAATTCGTTTGAATGACAATGATTCGTTAGAAGCATATGGTGTTGATAAGCAAAGACTTGTGGAGGAGATAACCCGTGCATATGCTCATCAAATATACGTTGATGGCTTCTTTAACGGCGATCCTCACCCTG GCAATTTTCTTGTTAGCAAGGAACCTCCACACAAGCCGATTCTCCTTGATTTTGGGCTTACTAAACGCATATCTCAATCAATGAGGCAGGCACTAGCAAAGATGTTTTTGTCATGCGCTGAG GGAGACCATGTGGCACTGCTGTCAGCCTTTGCGGAGATGGGGCTTAAGCTGCGGGTTGACATGCCTGAGCAGGCTATGGAGATCGCTACAGTATTTTTTCGGCAGTCCACTACAGCAAATGAAGCAAAG GAGAACATAAAGACATTGAATGACCAAAGAGAACGAAATGTCAAGGCACTTCAAGAAAAGATGAAAATGAATAAAAAGGAGGTTCAACGTTTCAATCCA GTTGATGCTTTCCCTGGTGATGCAATTATATTCATGAGGGTTTTGAATCTTCTTAGAG GGCTATCAGCATCACTAAATGTTAGGATAGTTTATCTAGACATCATGAGGCCATTTGCTGAATCAACTTTGCTAGG GAGTATGACACGTGGGCCCACAGCTAACAGTCAGTGGATTTATGACTCACCTGTTAACTCAGAGGTGGAGTCTAAACTGCGGAACCTTCTGCTTGAGTTGGGAAGCAACAAAATTTTAGGAATACAA GTTTGTGCTTATAAAGATGGAAAGGTCATAATAGATACCGCTGCTGGTACGTTAGGGAAGTATGATCCACGTCCTGTTCAACCTGATTCTCTCTTTCCAGTTTTTTCAGTGACAAAGGGTATCACTGCTGGCATGGTGCATTGGCTTGTTGACAAAGG GAAGTTGAAGTATGAGGAGACTGTTGCCAATATATGGCCAAAATTCGGAACTAACAAAAAAGAGCTAATAAAG GTTCATCATCTTCTGAATCATACATCTGGTTTACATAATGCATTGGGAGATGTGATGAAGAGTGATCCGTTGTTGGTATGTGACTGGGAAGAGATGCTGCACCAGATTACCAAGTGTACGCCGGAAACAGAACCGGGTTCTGAACAAATGTATCACTACTTATCCTTTGGTTGGCTGTGTGGTGGAATCATAGAG CATGCGTCCGGAAAGAAGCTTCAAGAGGTCCTAGAAGAGGCCATTGTTCATCCTCTTCACATTAACGGGGAGCTATATATTGGCATTCCTCCAG GTGTCGAATCTCGCCTTGCGGCACTGACAGTCGACATGGAGGAGCTCGAGAAGCTGTCAGGATTCAGAGCAGGACCAGACGTCCCACAGGAGCTGCTCAGCAATGTCGCCCAGATGGCCACCGGCCTACCTGTCCTCTTCAACACGCTCAACATCCGCCGCGCCATCCTCCCCGCTGCCAATGGCCACTGCTCGGCGCGCGCTCTGGCTCGATACTACGCCGCGCTGGGGGCAGGCGGCGCCATTCCTCCGCCGCACTCCGGTGGTGGCTCCAAGCCGCCACTCGGCAGCCATGTCCACACCCCCAAGTTCCCCACCATGCcgtccaagaagaagaagaagggaggTTCGAAGAATGATGTCGGCGTCGCTGACAAGGACGGGTACACCCAGCTCCGCACcagcgacggcagcgacgaGGGGTCGACGGTGTCAGCGGTGGTGGCCGGGAACGGCagtggcagcggcagcagcatgTTCGTCGACGGCGGCACCAAGATGCTCGACGCGTTCATGGGCGTCGGCGACTTCTCCGGCATGATCCACCCGAACGGCAAGTTCGGGCTCGGGTTCAGGAGGTACGGCTATGGCGCCGGCGCTGGCGAGaaggtggcgacgacgacgttcGGGCACTCCGGGATGGGCGGGTCGACGGGGTTCTGCGACGTGGAGCACGGGCTGGCCATGGCCGTGACGGTGAACAAGATGTCGCTGGGCGGCGTGACGCGGCGCGTGGTCCGGCTGGTGTGCGAGGAGCTGGGCGTGCCGGTGCCCGACGAGttctccgtcgccggcgacaaGGGCCCCGACATGGTGCTCAACCTCGCGCCGCCGGAGTAG